TGCGCGGAAGATACCGCGGTAACCAGTGTCGGAAGCACCACAATGGCTGGCGTCATGTCTCCAAAAAACATGTTGACGACCACCATTACCGATGAACTTCGCCTGGCTACTAATTTCCAGGGTAAGGTAATCGGTATTTCTCTGAAAGACCGCGGGTCTATCCTTCCTGCCGGACATTCTGCCAATGCAGCTTACTGGTTTGACGGACAAACCGGCGACTGGATCACGAGTACTTACTATATGTCCAAACTACCATCCTGGGTAGAGGATTACAATAAAATCAAGCTGGTAAATAAGTTTTATGAGAAAAACTGGCCTACACTTTACCCAATCGAAACCTATACCCAGAGTACAGCAGACGATAAGCCTTATGAAGGAAAAGCGAGAGGCGAGCAAAGCCCTGTTTTCCCTCATCCTTTAAAATTGTATGCAGGTAAGAATTTTGAGATGATCAAAAGTACACCTTATGGAAATACCATGACTTTAGATCTGGCTAAACTGGCCATCCTATCTGAAGACCTGGGTAAGGATAATGTCACTGATTTCCTTGCAGTAAGCTGCTCTTCTACAGATTACGTAGGACATATGTTCGGTCCGAATTCTATTGAAGCAGAAGATACTTACCTTAGATTAGACAAAGACCTGGCAGAATTTTTCGACTACCTGGACAGCAAAGTAGGTAAAGGAAATTACCTGTTCTTTTTATCAGCAGATCATGGTGCAGCGCATGTACCTGGATTTATGGCAGAGAACAAATTACCGGGTGGAACTATTGACGACAGTCCGGTGGTAAAAGAACTGAGTACCCGCCTGGAAGCTAAGTTTGGCATAAAACAAGCCATCATCAAATCAATGAACAACCAGATCTATTTTAATCATAAAAATATAGAGCATGCAAAACTTGATTTTGATGCCATTAAAGCTTTCAGCATTGAATTCCTAAAAACCCAAAATGGTTTTGTAAATGCGGTAGACCTGAATAAAGTTGGAGCAAGCACTTTACCTGAACCGATAAAAACAAGGATCACCAATGGATACAATGCCAGAAGAAGCGGAGACATCTATTTTATCCTTCAGCCCAACTATTTCGATAGCAGCAGCAAAACCGGAACCACTCATGGTTCATGGAATCCTTACGATGCTCATATTCCCTGTGTATTCATGGGTTGGAATGTAAAACCAGGAAAGACAAACAAGACACATTATATGACAGATATTGCTGCAACACTGGCCGCAATGCTGCATATACAGATGCCAAGCGGTTGTGTAGGAGAACCGATCACAGAGCTTACCCATCAATAAATCAATTTATAAGAAAAAAAGCCGTCCTGAATGTAATCAGGACGGCTTTTTTTATGCATCATCCTATTGTATTGATTTGGCTATTTTAACCACCCTACGCTCAGTTTTTGTTACCTTTACCTACCAATTATAAAACCATCCTATGGAGAAAATTGAAATCTATAAGCCCAAACATAAAATACGTTTTGTAACTGCTGCTGCCCTGTTTGATGGACACGATGCAACCATTAATATCATGCGCCGCATTCTTCAGTCGTCCGGAGCAGAGGTCATACACCTTGGTCATAACCGGTCTGTGGATGAAGTGGTAAATTGCGCCATTCAGGAAGATGTACAAGGTATTGCCATGACTTCCTATCAGGGTGGGCATATTGAATATTTTAAATACATGTATGACCTGTTACAGGAACGCGGTGCTGCTCATATCAAAATTTTTGGCGGCGGCGGCGGGGTAATCCTTCCTTCCGAGATTGCAGAATTACAGGAATATGGCATCACCAGGATCTATTCCCCTGATGACGGACGTAAAATGGGCTTGCAAGGCATGATCAATAACATGCTGGAACAAACGGATTACATCACGACAACCACGCTTAATGGAGAGCTTAAAACCATTCCTCAGAAGAATGTAAAGAGTATTGCTTCCGCTATTACTGTTGCAGAAAATGATCCGGAAGCGGCACAGTCATTTGTAGATGAGCTAAAAAAACTAACGCTTAAAAACCAGGCTCCGGTATTGGGAATTACAGGAACAGGTGGTTCCGGTAAATCTTCCCTTGTAGATGAATTAGTAAGACGCTTCCTGATTGAAGTAAAAGATAAAACCATGGCAATCATTTCGGTAGATCCTTCCAAACGTAAAACAGGAGGTGCTTTGCTGGGCGACAGGATTCGTATGAATGCCATTAATAACCCAAGGATCTACATGCGTTCCCTGGCCACCAGACAAGCCAATCTGGCCTTATCTAAAAATGTTCAGGAAAGCATAGACATCTGTAAAGCCGCCGGTTACGACCTGATCATTGTGGAAACTTCCGGAATTGGACAATCTGATACTGAAATTACTGAGCATTGCGACGTTTCCCTCTATGTAATGACTCCTGAATTTGGCGCTGCGACACAGTTAGAAAAAATCGATATGCTTGATTTCGCCGATCTGGTAGCCATTAATAAATTTGATAAACGTGGAGCATTAGATGCGTTACGTGATGTTCGCAAGCAATACAAACGCAATCATAACCTTTTCGATGCCAAAGACGAGACAATTCCTGTTTTTGGAACCATGGCCTCTCAGTTCAACGACCCTGGAATGAACAACCTTTTTACTGCCCTGATGGGCAAAATCAAAGAGAAAACCAAAGTCGATTTCAACGCGCAAATGGAACTCACCTTGGAGCAGTCAGAAAAGATTTATATCATCCCGCCAGACCGAACCAGGTATCTCGCAGAAATTGCCGAAGCCAGTCAGACCTACAATGAATGGGTTGAAAAACAAAGCGCCATTGCCAGGAAACTATACCAGCTTCAGGGGGTCATCCAACTGTCTAAAGAACAAAAACTGATTAAAGATATTCCGGCAACTGAAAATATCGGAGATGCACTACAGGATATCTATCAGCATCTCGAAGAACAACTGGACGGAGAGTGCAGAAGATTACTGCGCCAATGGCCGGAAACAAAGATCAAATACAAACAGGAATTCTTTGTGTATAAAGTAAGGGATAAAGAGATCAGACAACCTTTATTTTATGAGTCCTTATCCAAACTTCAAATCCCTAAAGTATCCCTTCCGCGCTATGAAGACTGGGGTGATATCCTGCGTTGGTTATTAACAGAAAATGTTCCGGGTGAGTTCCCTTATGCTGCAGGGGTTTTCCCGCTAAAGCGTGACGGAGAAGATCCAACACGAATGTTTGCTGGTGAAGGGGGACCGGAAAGAACAAATAAAAGATTTCACTATGTGTCTTTAGGCCAGCCTGCACATCGTTTATCCACTGCATTTGACTCTGTAACTTTATATGGTGAAGATCCGCACCTCAGGCCTGACATTTATGGCAAAATAGGGAATTCCGGAGTGAGTATAGCCACATTAGATGACGCAAAAAAGCTATATTCAGGTTTTGACCTCTGTGCTCCTTCAACATCGGTATCCATGACGATCAATGGGCCTGCTCCTATGTTATTGGGCTTCTTTATGAATGCAGCCATAGATCAGCAATGCGAGAAGTATATCATGGAACATGAGCTTCAGGAAGAAACAGAAGCTAAGATAACCGCGATTTATAAGGCTAAAGGAATCGCAAGACCAAGCTATAGCGGAGGGCTTCCTGAAGGCAATAACGGTTTAGGCCTGATGCTACTGGGAGTAACCGGAGACCAGGTTCTGCCAGCCGACGTATATGCAAAAATCAGGGCCTATGCCATCAGTACCGTAAGGGGAACAGTTCAGGCTGATATCCTGAAAGAAGATCAGGCACAAAATACCTGTATATTTTCTACAGAATTCGCCTTGAGAATGATGGGTGATATCCAGAACTATTTTATCACTGAAAAAGTGCGTAATTTTTATTCGGTATCCATCTCTGGCTACCACATAGCTGAAGCAGGTGCCAATCCGATTTCGCAACTCGCCTTTACCTTAAGTAATGGGTTTACCTTTGTGGAATACTACCTAAGCAGAGGAATGAATATTGATGACTTTGCCCCTAACCTATCGTTCTTCTTCTCCAATGGAATCGATCCGGAATATTCGGTTATCGGTCGTGTTGCCAGAAGAATCTGGGCAAAAGCCATTAAAAATAAATACAAAGGAAATGATCGCTCACAAAAACTGAAATATCACATTCAGACTTCAGGCCGTTCCCTGCATGCTCAGGAAATTGATTTTAACGATATCCGTACCACATTGCAGGCTTTGTATGCCATCTACGACAACTGCAACTCATTACACACCAATGCCTACGATGAAGCCATTACGACCCCAACAGAAGAATCTGTACGCAGGGCGATGGCAATTCAGCTGATCATCAACAGGGAATTAGGGCTTGCAAAGAATGAAAACCCTTTACAGGGAGCTTTTATTATTGAAGACCTGACTGACTTAGTAGAAGAGGCAGTATTGCTTGAGTTTAAACGGATCAATGACAGAGGTGGTGTATTAGGTGCAATGGAAACCATGTATCAGCGAGGTAAAATCCAGGAAGAAAGCCTGTATTATGAAACACTCAAACATACCGGTGAATATCCAATTGTAGGAGTAAATACCTTCCTGAATAAAAATGGTTCACCTACTATTGTCCCTGGAGAAGTAATACGCGCAACAGAAGAGGAAAAACAATATCAGATTACCGCGTTAAAAGCTTTCCAGGAAAGAAACGCAGACAAAACAGCCTCAGCCCTTAGAAAACTGCAGAAGTCTGCCATAGCAGGAGATAATATCTTCGAAGAACTCATGGAAGTCTGTAAAATCTGTTCATTAGGCCAGATATCGAATGCTTTATATGAAGTTGGGGGACAATACAGAAGAAACATGTAATGTTTTTTTCTAACCTATAAAAAAGGCTCCGTTATCAACGGAGCCTTTTTTATACAGTGATGATGAAATTACCTGTTAAAAATTAGGCTTATTTACATCCCACCATAATCTGGTTCCCCCATTATCCGGTCCTCCTAGCATCTGAACCGCTTTTTGAACTTCAGCTCCATTTGTAGAGTATTCATTGGCAGGGTAAGCAAGCCTTCTGATTTGGACTTGTGTATCTATAGCTCCGTTACTATTGTTATTTACGACAGTAAAAAGTTTAGGATATCCGGTACGGCGGAATTCTGTCCATGCTTCCTGACCTTCCGGAAACATCGCCAGCCATTTTTGAGTAATAATTCGTTCCAGCTTGCGCTCATTGGAAGCCCCTGAATCCCAGCTGATGGTAATTGTAGATACCGCAGGAGCGTTATTTGCTGCGTTTAAAGGATCAACATAGGCTTTAGGTAAACTGGTTGCATCATTTTTATAATTACCGGCAGATACCCCCCATTGATCCATTGAGGCCTGGATTCCTGTTTCATAATTACTTTTTACATCTCCCGCACCCGTCCAGTTGCGTAATCCGGCTTCTGCTTTTAGAAAATATACTTCTGCAGCAGTCATCATCCACATGGGCGAATTAGGCCCAAAAGCAGTGGATGCATTTAAGGTAGAAAAACCATTATAACCCGGTTTAGCTGTGACCGCCGATCCTAGGCGAATTCCTTTATACTGACCTTTAAAAAGGTTATCAGTTGCAGGCGAAACATATTTAGGTAATCTGGGATCATTATACCCTGTCATATAAGACTCTAAGGAAGCTCCCATCGAAATATCAGTCCAGCTGCTTGCAATTACATTTAATGGATTGTGATAACCTCCGCCGGAAATACCCGCATTGTCCGCATTTGTAGCCAGCAATCCACCATTAGCCGGATCAAGAGCTTTCTGTCCCTGCGACTGTGCAGTAGCCGGATCAACTTTTACGATGTGCATAGCCAAACGCAAACGCAGGGAATTGGCCAGCTTAATCCATTTGCTATACTCACCACCATACACAAGATCGTATTTTGCAAAAGGATTTTTTTCCATGCTTGAGTTTTGGGCGGCAGCTTTTACATAGGTGTTCAGATTGGTAACAGCAGTATCTAATTCCAGAAAGAATTGCTTATAAGCATCCTGCTGACTATCATAAGGGGTTGAAATTAAAGAACTGCCGGATTTACTGTAAGCAATCGGACCAAACTTATCTGTTAACCGGCTAAAAGTCTCCACCTTAAGAATCAATGCAATTCCCCAAAAATCAGGTAACTTAGTTCTTGTTCCTGCCTGAGCAATTGAGTTGATCGCAAATAAGGAGTTGGTATAGGAAACGATAAAGGATTGCCTGTTCCAGCCATCTACCAGATCATAATTCAGGTTATTAATATTGCCTCTGAAAGGGTTCGGAGACATCATATAACCGGCATAACAATCTGCATTTAAATTCTGGGTCAATTGATAGTCTCCTTCAAGGCCAAAAATTGCACTCTGAATTCCAGGATAAACCAGACCAATATGATATTGATCCGGAGTAAAACCGGTATTATCTGTATTGAACTTTTCAAAGTCTTTCGTACAACTGCTTAAGGAGAATAATAGTAGAAAACATAAGACTGCCTGGCAGAACTTATATCCATGATGTACCATTAATATATAGGGTGTTTTCATTGTTTCTTTTTTTAAATTGAATAATTTACAGGGTAACATTCAGGTTAAAACCAATATTACGTGTTGCCGGCTGACTAAACACATCTACGCCAGAAAGTCCGTTTCCGGTTGACATCGTAACTTCAGGATCAAAAGGTGCTTTTTTATGAAAGTATAAAAGGTTTCTTCCGATTAAAGAAAGCCTTACATTCTTTACAAACCCTTTAGTGAAAGGTACGCTGTATCCCAGAGACACCTCGCGCAAACGAATTGCAGTAGCACTATAGATATAATTCTCTGTGATCCCATCACGTCCGCCAACAGTGGTAAACCATTTTTTTGGATCAACACTGCTGATCGGAGTACCTTTAACGGCATCAACACCATTGATATTTACACTCCCCCGATCCCTCGCTTCTCCGGAAGCTTTAGACACCCCATATTTATCCAGTAAAGCTTCGGTCAGAGAAAGTACTTCACCACCAAATTTGCCATCTATCAGAAAGTTCAGGCTGAAATTTTTATAATCGAAGCTATTGCTCCAACCCAATTGAAACTTAGGATTAGGATTTCCAATATAGTTAAATCCAGGATTCACCATTGGTGCTCCTCCGCTACCGATTAAAATTCTACCCTGTGCATCACGTTGAAAAGTAACCCCATGAATATCACCAAAAGAACCACCAGTAGTCAACACTGATTCGTAAGTATTGTTACGATTGGGCGTCAATACAAAACGATTTATACCATCTTTCGAATCTACATCGATCACTTTGTTTTTATTAGCGGATCCGTTAAAAGAGGTATTCCAGCTAAAATCGTCGTTTTTGATCACATCGTACCCCAGGTTAAATTCTATACCTGAATTTTGAATATCACCCGCATTTACATATCCCAATGAGAATGTAGTGGTATAAGCAGGAATAACCTGGATAAATTGATTCAGTGTATTCGATTTGTAATAGGTAAAGCTCAGACTTAATCTGTTGCTCAGAAAACGAAGATCTGCACCTAACTCAAAGGAGTTTGTTTTCTCAGGTTTCAATTGAGGAAAAGGCGCAACAGAGTTCAAAAGCACACCTCCACCGATATTCATATGGGTTAAAGGTCTGGTTACATAAGAAGGAACTGTATTTCCAACCTGTGCATAAGTACCCCTCACTTTCGCATAGCTGATGATCTCAGGTAACTTCATTGCCTGATTCAGAATAAAGGACAAACCTGCGGATGGATAAAAATAAG
This region of Pedobacter steynii genomic DNA includes:
- the pafA gene encoding alkaline phosphatase PafA codes for the protein MKRIYLLFSALLVTCSVSMAQKKTPAATNKDFPASINRPKLVVGMVIDQMRWDYLYRYYNRYSAGGFKRLINEGFSAENTFIPYTPTYTACGHASIYTGSVPAINGIIGNDWYDPQLGRNVYCAEDTAVTSVGSTTMAGVMSPKNMLTTTITDELRLATNFQGKVIGISLKDRGSILPAGHSANAAYWFDGQTGDWITSTYYMSKLPSWVEDYNKIKLVNKFYEKNWPTLYPIETYTQSTADDKPYEGKARGEQSPVFPHPLKLYAGKNFEMIKSTPYGNTMTLDLAKLAILSEDLGKDNVTDFLAVSCSSTDYVGHMFGPNSIEAEDTYLRLDKDLAEFFDYLDSKVGKGNYLFFLSADHGAAHVPGFMAENKLPGGTIDDSPVVKELSTRLEAKFGIKQAIIKSMNNQIYFNHKNIEHAKLDFDAIKAFSIEFLKTQNGFVNAVDLNKVGASTLPEPIKTRITNGYNARRSGDIYFILQPNYFDSSSKTGTTHGSWNPYDAHIPCVFMGWNVKPGKTNKTHYMTDIAATLAAMLHIQMPSGCVGEPITELTHQ
- a CDS encoding methylmalonyl-CoA mutase family protein, with translation MEKIEIYKPKHKIRFVTAAALFDGHDATINIMRRILQSSGAEVIHLGHNRSVDEVVNCAIQEDVQGIAMTSYQGGHIEYFKYMYDLLQERGAAHIKIFGGGGGVILPSEIAELQEYGITRIYSPDDGRKMGLQGMINNMLEQTDYITTTTLNGELKTIPQKNVKSIASAITVAENDPEAAQSFVDELKKLTLKNQAPVLGITGTGGSGKSSLVDELVRRFLIEVKDKTMAIISVDPSKRKTGGALLGDRIRMNAINNPRIYMRSLATRQANLALSKNVQESIDICKAAGYDLIIVETSGIGQSDTEITEHCDVSLYVMTPEFGAATQLEKIDMLDFADLVAINKFDKRGALDALRDVRKQYKRNHNLFDAKDETIPVFGTMASQFNDPGMNNLFTALMGKIKEKTKVDFNAQMELTLEQSEKIYIIPPDRTRYLAEIAEASQTYNEWVEKQSAIARKLYQLQGVIQLSKEQKLIKDIPATENIGDALQDIYQHLEEQLDGECRRLLRQWPETKIKYKQEFFVYKVRDKEIRQPLFYESLSKLQIPKVSLPRYEDWGDILRWLLTENVPGEFPYAAGVFPLKRDGEDPTRMFAGEGGPERTNKRFHYVSLGQPAHRLSTAFDSVTLYGEDPHLRPDIYGKIGNSGVSIATLDDAKKLYSGFDLCAPSTSVSMTINGPAPMLLGFFMNAAIDQQCEKYIMEHELQEETEAKITAIYKAKGIARPSYSGGLPEGNNGLGLMLLGVTGDQVLPADVYAKIRAYAISTVRGTVQADILKEDQAQNTCIFSTEFALRMMGDIQNYFITEKVRNFYSVSISGYHIAEAGANPISQLAFTLSNGFTFVEYYLSRGMNIDDFAPNLSFFFSNGIDPEYSVIGRVARRIWAKAIKNKYKGNDRSQKLKYHIQTSGRSLHAQEIDFNDIRTTLQALYAIYDNCNSLHTNAYDEAITTPTEESVRRAMAIQLIINRELGLAKNENPLQGAFIIEDLTDLVEEAVLLEFKRINDRGGVLGAMETMYQRGKIQEESLYYETLKHTGEYPIVGVNTFLNKNGSPTIVPGEVIRATEEEKQYQITALKAFQERNADKTASALRKLQKSAIAGDNIFEELMEVCKICSLGQISNALYEVGGQYRRNM
- a CDS encoding SusD/RagB family nutrient-binding outer membrane lipoprotein, with amino-acid sequence MKTPYILMVHHGYKFCQAVLCFLLLFSLSSCTKDFEKFNTDNTGFTPDQYHIGLVYPGIQSAIFGLEGDYQLTQNLNADCYAGYMMSPNPFRGNINNLNYDLVDGWNRQSFIVSYTNSLFAINSIAQAGTRTKLPDFWGIALILKVETFSRLTDKFGPIAYSKSGSSLISTPYDSQQDAYKQFFLELDTAVTNLNTYVKAAAQNSSMEKNPFAKYDLVYGGEYSKWIKLANSLRLRLAMHIVKVDPATAQSQGQKALDPANGGLLATNADNAGISGGGYHNPLNVIASSWTDISMGASLESYMTGYNDPRLPKYVSPATDNLFKGQYKGIRLGSAVTAKPGYNGFSTLNASTAFGPNSPMWMMTAAEVYFLKAEAGLRNWTGAGDVKSNYETGIQASMDQWGVSAGNYKNDATSLPKAYVDPLNAANNAPAVSTITISWDSGASNERKLERIITQKWLAMFPEGQEAWTEFRRTGYPKLFTVVNNNSNGAIDTQVQIRRLAYPANEYSTNGAEVQKAVQMLGGPDNGGTRLWWDVNKPNF